From Orcinus orca chromosome 3, mOrcOrc1.1, whole genome shotgun sequence, a single genomic window includes:
- the LOC101271385 gene encoding cytochrome b-c1 complex subunit 8: protein MGREFGHLMRMRHVITYSLSPFEQRAFPHYFSKGIPNVLRRTRACILRVAPPFVVFYLVYTWGTQEFEKSKRKNPAAYENDK from the exons ATGGGCCGCGAGTTTGGGCATCTGATGCGGATGCGGCATGTAATCACCTACAGCTTGTCGCCCTTTGAGCAGCGCGCCTTCCCGCACTACTTCAGCAAGGGCATCCCCAACGTGCTGCGCCGCACTCGGGCGTGCATCCTTCGCGTCGCGCCGC cgTTCGTAGTGTTTTATCTTGTCTACACATGGGGAACCCAGGAGTTTgagaaatccaagaggaagaaTCCAGCTGCCTATGAAAATGACAAATGA